In the Sandaracinus amylolyticus genome, TCTCGACGCGCCCCGCGAGCACCGTGATCGAGCGCAGCGCATCGTGCGGCGGGAGCACCAGCGCACCGGTGCCCGAGACGCGCCACACCTCGAGCGCATCCGACGTCAGCGCGGCGTCGCGCGCACCCGCGAGCGCCTCGAGCCGCGGCGCGCCCGCGAGCTCCGGCGCGCCCGCGCGACGTCGTGCCCGCGCCAGGAACGCATCGCCGCGCGGTGCGCTCCAGTCGGTCACCGCGAGCGCGTCGTCGACGTGGAGGGCGCGCGGCGCGCCCTTCGGATCGACGCGCCCGTCCGCGTCGTAGCGGCGGTTCCAGTCCCAGTAGCGATAGGTCACGCCGCGCCGCCCCGGCAGCACGCGCTGGGGCTCGACCAGCGTCACGCCCGCGCCGATCGCGTGCGGTGTGCCCGCCTGCACCAGCACGAAGTCGCCCTCCGAGACCGGCACGAACGAGAGCAGCGCCGACAGATCCTCGCCCTCGGCGATCGCACGCGCGACCGCATCGCGCGTCGCGTGCGGCGCGAGCCCGAGGAAGATCCCCGCGCCCTCCTCCGCGTGCTCGACGTACCAGCTCTCCGGCTTGCCCGACTCACCCTCCGCGAGCCGTGCGTAGTCGTCGCTCGGATGGATCTGCACCGAGAGCGGCTCCGCGGCGTCGAGGACCTTCACGAGC is a window encoding:
- a CDS encoding type I phosphomannose isomerase catalytic subunit — translated: MIPLLLAEGNVTSPARTPWGGHRIARVLKHGRIDEHVRIGESWELSAGPELPSRLDTDARTLADVLGAAPALLGREASRGGTALLVKVLDAAEPLSVQIHPSDDYARLAEGESGKPESWYVEHAEEGAGIFLGLAPHATRDAVARAIAEGEDLSALLSFVPVSEGDFVLVQAGTPHAIGAGVTLVEPQRVLPGRRGVTYRYWDWNRRYDADGRVDPKGAPRALHVDDALAVTDWSAPRGDAFLARARRRAGAPELAGAPRLEALAGARDAALTSDALEVWRVSGTGALVLPPHDALRSITVLAGRVEIGDLEIVQGRTAALPATRDAQPITLDRACAILASAL